One Planctomycetota bacterium DNA segment encodes these proteins:
- a CDS encoding biopolymer transporter ExbD — protein sequence MRIHRRRDEDEGLPMTPLIDVVFQLLLFFLTATSFYKVEKDIKVDPPKASEGKATPQTQREITVNVRSEADGGFFVVNQRILSLQELDEALAKGVKDNPNLVVIIRGDKHAYHQRIVDVLNACKKANVKTYFIATAFETPKE from the coding sequence ATGCGGATTCATCGCCGCCGCGATGAGGACGAAGGGCTGCCGATGACGCCGCTCATCGACGTCGTCTTCCAACTGCTCCTCTTCTTCCTCACCGCCACGAGTTTCTACAAGGTCGAGAAAGACATCAAGGTGGACCCGCCCAAGGCCAGCGAGGGCAAGGCCACCCCCCAGACCCAGCGCGAGATCACCGTCAACGTCCGCAGCGAAGCCGATGGCGGCTTCTTCGTGGTCAACCAGCGCATCCTCTCGCTCCAGGAACTCGACGAGGCTCTCGCCAAGGGCGTGAAGGACAACCCGAACCTCGTGGTGATCATCCGCGGCGACAAGCACGCCTATCACCAGCGGATCGTGGACGTGCTGAACGCCTGCAAGAAGGCCAACGTGAAGACCTACTTCATCGCCACCGCCTTCGAGACGCCGAAGGAATAG
- a CDS encoding MotA/TolQ/ExbB proton channel family protein codes for MLHGCKWVAALMLACLAATATGEGAAPAGAAPAPSKEKPSTALPVDREGSAESPAAADAEGGTILGKNLWQTFRAGGALMWPILAASVIGMAFIIERAVALRERAVVPKGMGKAVLDALRSSGVAEAARLCAQKPSALTRVLAAGLAVADRSREEILTAMEEAGEREQWLMDRFNRPLNIVSSVAPLLGLLGTVQGMILAFDVVARKGAMGDPRQLASGVATALLTTFAGLAVAIPCYCLYHYYRDKADRMIVQIEDSASHLVDALKGNKANADSSPPR; via the coding sequence ATGCTCCACGGCTGCAAATGGGTGGCCGCCCTGATGCTCGCCTGCCTGGCAGCGACCGCGACGGGCGAGGGGGCAGCGCCGGCCGGCGCTGCGCCTGCTCCTTCAAAGGAGAAGCCCTCGACGGCTCTGCCCGTTGACCGCGAGGGCTCCGCCGAGAGCCCCGCCGCCGCGGACGCGGAGGGCGGCACGATCCTCGGCAAGAACCTATGGCAGACCTTCCGGGCCGGCGGCGCGCTCATGTGGCCCATTCTGGCCGCCTCGGTGATCGGCATGGCCTTCATCATCGAACGGGCCGTGGCGCTGCGCGAACGGGCGGTGGTGCCGAAGGGGATGGGCAAAGCCGTGCTGGACGCGCTGCGCAGCTCCGGCGTGGCCGAAGCGGCCCGCCTCTGCGCCCAGAAGCCGTCGGCCCTCACCCGCGTGCTGGCCGCCGGCCTGGCCGTGGCCGACCGCTCGCGCGAGGAAATCCTCACCGCGATGGAAGAGGCCGGCGAACGCGAACAGTGGCTGATGGACCGCTTCAACCGCCCGCTCAACATCGTGAGCAGCGTGGCGCCGCTCCTCGGCCTGCTGGGCACCGTGCAAGGCATGATCCTCGCCTTCGACGTCGTGGCCCGCAAGGGCGCGATGGGCGACCCGCGCCAGCTCGCCTCCGGCGTGGCCACGGCCCTGCTGACCACATTCGCCGGACTGGCCGTGGCCATTCCCTGCTACTGCCTCTACCACTACTACCGCGACAAGGCCGACCGGATGATCGTGCAGATCGAGGACTCCGCTTCGCACCTGGTAGACGCCCTCAAGGGGAACAAGGCCAATGCGGATTCATCGCCGCCGCGATGA
- the pheT gene encoding phenylalanine--tRNA ligase subunit beta: MKVSYEWLHDYCDFDLAPDELARRLNLRGVAVESVTQVGADFCLELEITANRPDLLSHIGVAREIAALTGSHLRIPAVEFTEEEREVARLARVEVQAPELCSRYTARVLTGVRMAPAPPEMRRRLEAIGLRPVNNVVDITNYVLMECGQPQHAFDLARLRGGSVCIRQAVAGETIKLIDGTEVRLAPEHLVIADAERPVALAGVMGGLQTEIGEATTTVLLESAKFNPVNIRRTARGTGKASDSSYRFERGVDTPTVEWASRRAAALMQQHAAARVAAGVIDVNFTREEPRTVRLRIPRVARVLGVQVAASEAVRLLEGIGFGALAQGDEAVAVTVPSFRPDVAQEIDVIEEVARCYGYDRVPDAPSLLVCDVPIAKPDRVAAAARETLVRLGYSEAVTTSFLPEKHARRFSPWTAGEPLCVRNPLRSDEAALRRSLLPSLLQVVRVNQDRGVGAVRLFEVNRVYLPRPDGQLLPEERRCLAVVAHEDFRAVKGAAEAVLERLGLLGNASLEPAAHEFLAPGAAGLWRAGAGVAGYVGELSAAAAAAFELRQAPCVAELDLDFLTPSAVLEPKYRSLPRFPAVERDLAIVVSEATAWRDIVRAVESAGAQHLEEIRFGEVYRGKQVESGRKSVFFRLTYRAPDRTLTNDEVNASQEQVIAALAARVGATLRG; the protein is encoded by the coding sequence ATGAAGGTCAGCTATGAATGGCTTCACGACTACTGCGACTTCGACCTCGCGCCCGACGAGCTGGCGAGGCGGCTGAACCTGCGCGGCGTGGCCGTGGAGAGCGTGACCCAGGTCGGCGCCGACTTCTGCCTGGAGCTGGAGATCACCGCCAACCGGCCCGACCTGCTCTCGCACATCGGCGTCGCGCGCGAGATCGCCGCCCTCACGGGTTCGCACCTCCGCATCCCGGCCGTCGAGTTCACCGAGGAAGAGCGCGAGGTCGCCCGTCTGGCCCGTGTGGAAGTGCAGGCCCCGGAGCTCTGTTCCCGCTATACGGCCCGCGTGCTCACCGGCGTGCGCATGGCGCCGGCGCCGCCCGAAATGCGCCGCCGCCTCGAGGCCATCGGCCTCCGGCCCGTGAACAATGTGGTGGACATCACGAACTACGTGCTGATGGAATGCGGCCAGCCGCAGCACGCCTTCGACCTGGCCCGCCTGCGCGGCGGCTCCGTGTGCATTCGCCAGGCCGTCGCCGGCGAAACCATCAAGCTCATTGACGGCACCGAGGTGCGCCTGGCCCCCGAGCACCTGGTGATCGCCGACGCCGAGCGTCCCGTCGCTCTGGCGGGCGTCATGGGCGGGCTCCAGACCGAGATCGGCGAGGCCACCACCACCGTGCTCCTCGAGAGCGCGAAGTTCAACCCCGTCAACATCCGCCGCACCGCGCGCGGAACGGGCAAGGCGAGCGACTCGTCCTACCGGTTCGAGCGGGGCGTGGACACGCCGACCGTGGAATGGGCCTCGCGGCGCGCCGCGGCGCTCATGCAGCAGCACGCCGCGGCCCGCGTCGCCGCCGGCGTCATTGACGTCAACTTCACGCGGGAGGAGCCGCGCACCGTGCGGCTGCGCATCCCCCGCGTCGCCCGCGTGCTCGGCGTCCAGGTGGCCGCCTCCGAAGCCGTCCGGCTCCTCGAGGGGATCGGCTTCGGCGCACTGGCGCAGGGCGACGAGGCCGTGGCCGTCACGGTGCCCAGCTTCCGCCCCGACGTGGCGCAGGAGATTGACGTCATCGAGGAGGTCGCCCGCTGCTACGGCTATGATCGTGTGCCCGACGCCCCGAGCCTGCTGGTGTGCGACGTGCCGATTGCCAAGCCCGACCGGGTGGCCGCCGCCGCGCGCGAGACGCTGGTGCGACTCGGCTACAGCGAGGCCGTGACGACGAGTTTCCTGCCCGAGAAGCACGCGCGCAGGTTCTCGCCCTGGACCGCTGGGGAGCCGCTGTGCGTCCGCAACCCCTTGCGCAGCGATGAGGCCGCGCTGCGTCGGAGCCTCCTCCCCTCACTCCTCCAGGTGGTGCGGGTCAACCAGGACCGCGGGGTGGGCGCCGTGCGCCTGTTCGAGGTCAATCGTGTGTACCTGCCGCGCCCCGACGGGCAGTTGCTGCCCGAGGAGCGGCGCTGCTTGGCCGTGGTGGCGCACGAGGACTTCCGGGCCGTCAAGGGGGCCGCGGAGGCCGTGCTCGAGCGTCTCGGGCTCCTGGGCAACGCCTCGCTGGAACCGGCGGCCCACGAATTCCTGGCTCCAGGCGCGGCAGGGCTCTGGCGGGCGGGGGCCGGCGTGGCGGGCTACGTGGGCGAACTCTCCGCGGCGGCCGCGGCGGCCTTCGAGTTGCGCCAGGCCCCCTGTGTGGCCGAGCTGGACCTCGACTTCCTCACGCCCTCCGCCGTGCTGGAGCCGAAATATCGCAGCCTGCCGCGGTTCCCCGCGGTCGAGCGCGACCTGGCCATCGTGGTGAGCGAGGCGACTGCCTGGCGCGACATCGTGCGCGCCGTGGAGAGCGCGGGCGCCCAGCACCTCGAAGAGATCCGCTTCGGCGAAGTCTACCGCGGCAAGCAGGTCGAGAGCGGCCGCAAGAGCGTGTTCTTCCGCCTCACCTATCGCGCCCCCGACCGCACCCTCACCAACGACGAAGTCAACGCCAGCCAGGAGCAGGTCATTGCGGCCCTGGCGGCCCGGGTGGGCGCCACGCTCCGGGGCTAG